The Cylindrospermum stagnale PCC 7417 genome segment AGTATCAGGGGTTAACTTGGTCGCCAATAACTGGGCCTGCGGGAAATATTGAGTATCTTTTGTGGTTGGGAATGGAAGGTGAAACACCACCGCCAGATTTAATAACTATTCAGGAAATGACGAAGAAGGTAGTTCAGGAGTTTCTGAAAAAATAATGTCAATATAGCCCTTACGACTGGAAGTCGCGGCTACCAGAACGAAGTCCGCCTGCGCGGACTAAAGAAATAACTAAAATTATTGTAGGGCTTAAAAGAATGAACTAGCCCTAGTACCGCAAGGCAGAATTCAAAATTCAAAATTCAAAATGATTACAGCGTAAGCGTTTTGTTAATTTGGAATGGTCTGTTTATTTGCGCCGTGCTGTACTAGTAAAAGATATCTGGTAAAAGATATTTACTATTTAATGAATGGGGGACTAAAAAATGAGTAATCAATTTGGTTTGTCATCTTTCTATGAACAAGATTATGAATTATGGTTGGAGTCAACTATTAATCAGTTGCGACAACATGACTTTGATAATTTAGATATTGATTTATTAATAGAAGAAATAGAGGAAATGGGTGGGAGTTTAAAAGATGCGTTAGAAAATAATTTAATTGTGATTTTAGCCCATTTACTTAAATGGAAATATCAACCTGTACATCGTTCAGGAAGTTGGCGAGCTAGTATTAAAGAACATCGTCGCCGCATTAATAAATCTATCCAAAAACATCCCAGTTTGAGCAGATATTATGAGAGTATTTTTGAGGAATGTTATCTTCCTGCTTTAGATTGGGCAGTGGAAGAAACTGGGTTATGTCCTGATATTTTTCCACAACAATGTCCCTTTACTCCTCAACAGGTAATTGATAGTGAATTTTTGCCTAATTAAAAAAAATGCCGGCAGATTGCAACTTGGTGGGGTACAGATTATCGTAAGTAAGGGTACAACATTCTTCATTGGTGTCAACTTAAGCGCAACCCGTTGTCCCACACACATTTGACCCCACCCCTCAATCCTTACCCCTAATCCCCACTCCGTGGGGGCCCCGAGTTCCCCTCATGAGGTTCGGGGAGGTTTTGCGTCAGCAAAACCGGGGTGGGGTTCTTTGGGGTTGGTTGGTAATTGAATAAGTTTGATATAACGCCATTACAAGGGTTTCACCTTAAGTTGACATGTATGAACATTGTTGTCTACCCGTGTACTTTATTTACCTGAAAAATTCTGTCAGCGGTAGGTATTTACTTATGTTCTTGGGTGCAAGTAATAAACATATTCTTGATTTTTTCAGGACTTACACAACTGGCACAGTGCGATCGCATT includes the following:
- a CDS encoding DUF29 domain-containing protein codes for the protein MSNQFGLSSFYEQDYELWLESTINQLRQHDFDNLDIDLLIEEIEEMGGSLKDALENNLIVILAHLLKWKYQPVHRSGSWRASIKEHRRRINKSIQKHPSLSRYYESIFEECYLPALDWAVEETGLCPDIFPQQCPFTPQQVIDSEFLPN